The Papaver somniferum cultivar HN1 chromosome 3, ASM357369v1, whole genome shotgun sequence genome includes a region encoding these proteins:
- the LOC113355330 gene encoding protein PALE CRESS, chloroplastic-like, with protein sequence MEAKGFMLTCAPPLPPPPPTFTRRGIHLHHHRRLASSLTLMTPKLSCRTVLRKSKTKEEEELQYLEGLPEKFHDDEWQAAQREKTKELQRLREEEDEEENKKIEEYREIGMRLKDYPDEEVREARKLVSSFIRAGEEVEEKIEEAAERGELTELVLMVVWNRLDLARRDDEKDAIRSLDLLYRRIETEILKREATGAMRLLNDLLNLHDGFDDEGWLKQCRKKMVDTFPREDPFSLLVPSGFDINTHQGPFRPPPEDSDDLLLRIDFVREVDALLQEVRAEQEEAETAEGFDAESIASRLKQHEKQRTINQIEALLNLAASLKW encoded by the exons ATGGAAGCAAAGGGTTTTATGCTAACTTGCGCAcctccattaccaccaccacctccaacctTCACCAGAAGAggaattcatcttcatcatcatcgtcgtctAGCTTCAAGTTTAACCTTGATGACACCCAAATTATCTTGCAGAACAG TTTTGAGGAAGAGTaaaaccaaagaagaagaagaattacagtaCTTAGAGGGGCTTCCAGAAAAATTCCATGATGAT GAATGGCAAGCTGCCCAAAGAGAAAAGACTAAGGAGTTGCAAAGATTacgcgaagaagaagatgaagaagagaacaagAAGATTGAAGAGTATCGTGAGATTGGTATGCGTTTGAAGGACTATCCTGATGAAGAAGTTCGAGAAGCAAGGAAATTGGTTTCGAGTTTTATTAGAGCTGGTGAGGAAGTAGAGGAG AAAATAGAGGAAGCTGCTGAGAGAGGAGAGCTGACTGAGCTTGTTCTCATGGTTGTATGGAATCGCCTTGATCTTGCTCGACGTGAT GATGAGAAAGATGCAATCAGAAGTCTAGACCTCTTATACAGGAGAATCGAG ACAGAAATTTTGAAGAGGGAAGCTACTGGGGCCATGAGATTGCTAAACGATCTCTTGAATCTTCACGATGGATTTGATGATGAAGGTTGGCTGAAGCAATGCAGAAAGAAAATGGTGGATACCTTCCCAAGAGAGGATCCGTTCAGTTTGCTTGTTCCATCAGGGTTTGACATAAACACG CATCAAGGTCCATTTAGACCGCCGCCAGAAGATTCTGATGACCTTTTACTGAGGATAGACTTTGTCAGAGAGGTAGATGCTTTATTACAAGAAGTTCGCGCTGAACAGGAAGAGGCTGAGACTGCAGAGGGATTTGATGCAGAATCCATTGCAAGTAGATTGAAGCAACATGAGAAACAAAGAACTATAAACCAAATAGAAGCTCTACTAAATCTAGCAGCATCTTTGAAATGGTAG
- the LOC113359023 gene encoding F-box/kelch-repeat protein At3g06240-like, with protein sequence MSSIPEEMYHEILLRLPVKSLLVCKSVCKNWYALISSSDFVNTHITMQKNNPSLMLDGLAKFSGNNILHSISYDSVYEIKDDRMEMDIPFKSSVDDVQLLGSCNGLVCIWLFDHEGHRDCICLWNPGTREYKVIPKSPSVFYSCDVCAFGYDRRTDGYKLAIGITACGTKDSSLVQVYTLSSNSWTKGQLVPYKFPSTYKSGVLVNGDLHWLAIAQDNIILLSLDIGEESFKELQLPVEKDQHPRMILGELEGCLCILVSSYGVKTHVEIWKMLDYGVRESWTKYHVISHETIVAHQFLLRLIRSFKNGEILFLCCDILVLYDLKNGSVSGELF encoded by the coding sequence aTGTCGAGCATTCCAGAAGAGATGTACCATGAAATCCTTTTAAGGTTACCAGTGAAATCATTACTTGTATGTAAGTCTGTTTGCAAGAATTGGTATGCCCTAATCTCTTCCTCTGATTTTGTTAATACCCATATTACTATGCAGAAAAACAACCCTAGTCTCATGCTTGACGGTCTTGCCAAGTTTAGCGGAAATAATATACTTCACTCCATAAGTTATGATTCAGTATATGAAATTAAAGATGATCGTATGGAAATGGATATCCCATTCAAATCTTCAGTTGATGATGTTCAATTGTTGGGTTCATGTAATGGTCTGGTTTGCATATGGTTGTTTGATCATGAAGGTCATAGAGATTGTATTTGTCTTTGGAACCCAGGTACAAGAGAATATAAAGTTATACCCAAATCACCAAGTGTATTTTATAGCTGCGATGTATGTGCATTTGGGTATGATCGCAGGACTGATGGTTATAAGTTGGCAATAGGTATAACAGCTTGTGGAACCAAGGATAGTTCTCTAGTCCAAGTCTACACGTTATCATCAAATTCATGGACAAAGGGCCAACTTGTACCTTACAAGTTTCCTTCTACATACAAATCTGGGGTGCTTGTTAATGGAGACCTTCATTGGTTAGCTATAGCACAAGATAACATTATCTTACTCTCTTTGGATATCGGTGAGGAGAGTTTCAAAGAACTGCAACTACCAGTGGAGAAGGATCAGCATCCGCGTATGATCCTGGGAGAGTTGGAAGGGTGCCTTTGCATACTTGTCAGCTCATATGGCGTTAAGACTCATGTTGAAATCTGGAAGATGCTGGATTATGGAGTTCGAGAATCTTGGACTAAGTATCATGTCATTTCCCATGAGACTATTGTAGCACACCAGTTTCTTTTGAGGCTCATCAGGTCTTTCAAGAATGGCGAGATTCTGTTCTTGTGTTGCGATATTCTAGTTTTGTATGACCTGAAAAACGGGAGTGTTAGCGGGGAATTATTTTGA